Proteins encoded within one genomic window of Solibaculum mannosilyticum:
- a CDS encoding YitT family protein, whose amino-acid sequence MKKSRVRELSIDFLAYLIGSGLYAVAVNTFSAPNNIAPGGVTGLSILINYVTQAPIGTVMFLLNIPLFLLGLYLLGWKFIAKTVVATFMMSIIIDVTAPFIPAYQGDMILVALFGGVLEGLGLGLVFLRGATTGGSDLAARLLSLKFPHLSLGRLMLSVDAVVILVAALVFQNVESVLYAVIMLFVSSRVVDGLLYGADRGKMILVVSRKSGEIAKEVMDQLERGVTLLQGKGAYTGENQEVLLCAVRRHEVAKLHTIVRTVDPDAFWMVAEAGEIMGEGFKKLKAPDRKKRRNKT is encoded by the coding sequence GTGAAAAAGTCACGGGTTCGTGAATTATCCATTGATTTTTTGGCTTATCTCATTGGAAGCGGACTTTATGCTGTTGCGGTCAACACCTTTTCGGCTCCCAATAATATTGCGCCTGGCGGCGTGACGGGCCTTTCCATTCTTATTAATTATGTGACGCAGGCTCCCATCGGTACGGTGATGTTCCTGTTGAACATCCCTCTTTTCCTGTTGGGGCTTTATCTGTTGGGTTGGAAGTTCATCGCCAAGACTGTGGTGGCCACTTTTATGATGTCCATCATCATTGACGTTACGGCGCCGTTTATTCCGGCTTATCAGGGGGATATGATCCTGGTGGCGCTTTTCGGCGGCGTATTGGAAGGCTTGGGGCTTGGATTGGTCTTCCTGCGCGGCGCTACTACGGGAGGAAGCGATCTGGCTGCACGACTGCTGTCGCTAAAGTTCCCGCACCTCTCCTTGGGCAGGCTGATGCTGTCGGTGGATGCCGTTGTCATTTTGGTAGCGGCCCTGGTTTTCCAGAACGTGGAGAGTGTTTTGTACGCGGTTATTATGTTGTTTGTCTCCAGCCGCGTCGTCGACGGGCTCTTGTACGGCGCCGACAGAGGGAAGATGATCCTGGTTGTATCCCGCAAGAGCGGCGAGATCGCCAAAGAAGTGATGGATCAGTTGGAACGCGGCGTCACGCTTTTGCAGGGAAAAGGCGCTTATACCGGCGAAAATCAGGAAGTGCTCTTATGCGCTGTAAGACGGCATGAGGTCGCCAAGCTTCACACCATTGTCCGGACGGTGGATCCCGATGCTTTCTGGATGGTCGCCGAGGCCGGTGAGATTATGGGCGAAGGCTTTAAAAAGCTTAAGGCGCCCGACAGAAAGAAAAGGAGAAATAAAACATGA
- a CDS encoding secondary thiamine-phosphate synthase enzyme YjbQ → MKSYRKELTFTIPTRRAFVNITRQVEQCLQESGIQEGMLLCNAMHITASVFINDDESGLHADFEEFLEKLAPEKPYSQYRHNGYEDNGDAHIKRTIMGREVVVAVTNGRLDFGPWEQIFYGEFDGKRPKRVLVKIIGD, encoded by the coding sequence ATGAAATCCTATCGCAAAGAATTGACCTTTACCATCCCCACACGGCGGGCCTTTGTCAATATCACCCGCCAGGTGGAGCAGTGCCTTCAGGAGAGCGGCATCCAGGAAGGGATGCTTTTGTGCAACGCCATGCACATTACGGCCAGTGTCTTTATCAACGACGATGAAAGCGGTCTCCATGCCGATTTTGAAGAGTTCTTAGAGAAGCTGGCGCCGGAGAAACCCTATTCTCAGTATCGCCACAACGGCTATGAGGACAACGGGGATGCCCATATCAAACGCACCATTATGGGACGCGAAGTGGTTGTGGCTGTCACAAACGGCCGGTTGGACTTCGGCCCATGGGAACAGATCTTCTACGGTGAATTCGACGGCAAACGTCCCAAACGGGTGTTGGTCAAGATCATCGGGGATTAA
- a CDS encoding branched-chain amino acid transporter permease, with amino-acid sequence MTMTIPQSLISIAIMAGLTFLMRLCPFLIFGGKQKPSRKILYLGAYLPAAIIAMLVVYCFRNVTPLAYPYGIPELIAIVTVVLLHLWKHNNLISIFGGTFLYMMLVQFVFC; translated from the coding sequence ATGACCATGACCATTCCCCAGTCCTTAATTTCCATCGCTATTATGGCAGGGCTTACTTTTTTGATGCGGCTATGTCCCTTCCTCATTTTCGGAGGCAAACAGAAGCCATCCCGTAAGATATTGTATCTGGGAGCTTACCTGCCGGCCGCCATTATCGCCATGCTGGTGGTATACTGTTTCCGGAACGTCACCCCTCTTGCGTACCCTTACGGCATCCCCGAGCTCATTGCCATCGTGACGGTGGTATTGCTGCATCTGTGGAAGCACAACAACCTGATCAGCATCTTCGGCGGCACCTTTCTTTATATGATGTTGGTCCAGTTTGTATTTTGCTGA
- a CDS encoding AzlC family ABC transporter permease encodes MKHKSLAYAIKATLPVLTGYLAAGFAFGLMYNQIGYNPGFAALTSATVYSGSLQFLAVDLMGAGASFLTIALFTIIVNSRHILYGISMIDKFKDMGWRKWYMIFALTDETYALLNHVVVPGDIDRKTFYFQLALLNHCYWIIGGTLGNATGELLKFNYKGVDFAMTALFIVTFVDQWQQSKTHLPALFGLGCTLAALLLFGADNMLIPAMAAIVILLLAFQKKVEGETQV; translated from the coding sequence ATGAAACACAAATCCCTTGCCTATGCCATCAAAGCGACTTTGCCGGTATTGACCGGTTATTTGGCCGCCGGCTTCGCATTTGGCCTCATGTACAATCAGATCGGTTACAATCCCGGCTTTGCCGCCCTCACCAGTGCCACCGTGTATTCCGGTTCTCTCCAGTTTCTCGCGGTGGATCTCATGGGAGCCGGCGCTTCTTTTCTAACCATTGCCCTCTTTACCATCATCGTCAATTCCCGCCACATCTTATACGGCATCTCCATGATCGATAAATTCAAGGATATGGGTTGGCGCAAATGGTATATGATCTTCGCTCTGACCGATGAGACTTACGCATTGCTTAATCATGTCGTAGTCCCCGGGGATATAGACCGCAAAACCTTTTATTTTCAACTCGCTTTGTTGAACCATTGTTATTGGATCATCGGCGGAACTCTGGGCAACGCCACAGGTGAACTGCTCAAATTCAATTACAAAGGGGTGGATTTTGCCATGACCGCCCTGTTCATCGTCACCTTTGTGGATCAGTGGCAGCAGAGCAAAACCCATTTACCCGCGCTGTTTGGCCTGGGCTGTACCTTGGCGGCCCTGCTGTTATTTGGGGCTGACAATATGCTGATCCCCGCTATGGCGGCCATCGTGATTTTGCTTTTGGCATTTCAAAAAAAGGTGGAAGGAGAGACTCAGGTATGA
- the nadE gene encoding NAD(+) synthase, producing the protein MRDYAKELKNRVDFIRGLLKESGAKGIVFGNSGGKDSALVGILCKKACDNVLGVIMPCQSKRNFGEDRDDGIDLAQQFGIETIQVDLSEAKAAVTSAIQPVASISDQAGANIAPRLRMTTLYTIAQSRGCLVAGTGNRSEAYMGYFTKWGDGAYDLNPISDLTVTEIYEFLRFLDAPSNIITKAPSAGLFEGQTDEAEMGVTYAQIDEFIRNGTGDPDAVAKIKAAHARTEHKRRPARMYGKDTSAK; encoded by the coding sequence ATGAGAGACTATGCAAAAGAACTGAAAAACCGAGTGGATTTCATTCGGGGACTACTGAAAGAATCGGGTGCCAAAGGCATCGTATTTGGAAACAGCGGCGGCAAAGACAGCGCCTTGGTGGGAATCTTGTGCAAAAAGGCGTGTGACAATGTGTTGGGCGTCATCATGCCCTGTCAGTCCAAGCGGAACTTTGGGGAAGACCGGGACGACGGTATCGATTTAGCCCAGCAGTTCGGCATTGAGACCATCCAAGTGGATTTGAGCGAAGCCAAAGCAGCCGTCACATCGGCCATCCAGCCTGTGGCCTCCATCTCGGATCAGGCAGGCGCCAATATCGCCCCGCGCCTGCGCATGACCACCTTGTATACCATAGCCCAAAGCCGTGGATGCCTGGTAGCTGGCACAGGTAATCGAAGCGAGGCCTATATGGGATACTTCACCAAATGGGGAGACGGGGCCTACGATTTAAACCCCATCTCTGATTTGACCGTCACCGAAATCTACGAATTCCTTCGGTTTTTGGATGCCCCCAGCAATATTATCACCAAAGCCCCGTCGGCCGGACTGTTCGAGGGCCAGACTGACGAAGCCGAGATGGGCGTCACCTACGCCCAAATTGATGAATTTATCCGAAACGGAACCGGGGATCCCGATGCCGTAGCCAAGATCAAGGCAGCTCATGCGCGTACCGAGCATAAGCGCCGCCCGGCCCGGATGTATGGGAAGGATACGTCAGCCAAATAG
- the metF gene encoding methylenetetrahydrofolate reductase [NAD(P)H]: MSIAQLFETKSTVFSFEVFPPKRTSPIETIYSTLDELQELHPDFISVTYGAGGNLADNSTCEIASIIKNHYHIEPLAHLTCVNSTEQEIKEVLGRLKQNGIENILALRGDISPDRPPKTDFAHASDLISFIKKQGGFHVSGACYPEGHIECDSLVDDVLHLRQKVDAGAEHLVSQLFFDNDSFYRFVERARIAGIQVPIEAGIMPVVNKKQIERMVSLCGASLPPKFTKVMSRYEHNPQALRDAGIAYAIDQIVDLVSNNVQGIHLYTMNNPYVARRISESVSSLLRA; the protein is encoded by the coding sequence ATGTCCATTGCGCAACTGTTTGAAACGAAATCCACCGTTTTTTCTTTTGAGGTTTTCCCGCCCAAACGGACCAGTCCCATTGAAACCATCTACAGCACCCTGGACGAGCTCCAGGAGCTTCATCCGGATTTTATCAGCGTCACCTACGGGGCAGGGGGAAATTTGGCCGACAATTCTACCTGTGAGATTGCCTCCATTATTAAGAACCACTATCACATCGAACCTCTGGCCCACTTGACCTGCGTCAACAGCACCGAGCAAGAGATCAAGGAGGTATTGGGACGGCTCAAACAAAACGGCATTGAAAATATCCTGGCCCTTCGCGGGGATATTTCTCCCGACCGGCCGCCCAAAACCGATTTTGCACATGCAAGCGATTTGATATCCTTCATCAAAAAACAGGGAGGCTTCCATGTATCGGGGGCCTGCTATCCGGAAGGACATATCGAATGCGACAGCTTGGTGGACGATGTGCTTCATCTGCGTCAAAAGGTGGATGCCGGTGCGGAACATCTGGTCAGCCAGCTGTTTTTTGACAACGATTCCTTTTACCGCTTTGTGGAACGGGCTCGTATCGCCGGCATCCAGGTGCCCATCGAGGCGGGCATTATGCCGGTGGTCAACAAAAAGCAGATCGAACGCATGGTTTCTCTCTGCGGGGCCAGTCTGCCGCCCAAGTTTACCAAGGTCATGAGCCGGTATGAACACAATCCTCAGGCGCTGCGGGATGCCGGTATCGCCTATGCCATCGACCAGATTGTGGATCTGGTGTCCAACAACGTCCAGGGCATCCATCTTTACACCATGAACAATCCCTATGTGGCCCGGCGCATTTCGGAGAGTGTATCTTCCCTGCTGCGCGCGTAA
- a CDS encoding methionine synthase, which translates to MDWNAIDRREILRYLGYGQKDADASTWESIQQCLHELENAVRPSSRWAVFDVVHGSQGIELPQCGMVLEGQSIASHLQGCDKAVLLAATLSAQADRLIRSAQACDMAKGLIMDCCATAAIERVCDEAEEDIRSSLTGKFFTFRFSPGYGDLPITLQKKFLAVLDAPRKIGLCATDTSLLTPRKSVTAVIGVSDRPVAPQRRGCGACNLNKTCQFRKRGAHCGV; encoded by the coding sequence ATGGACTGGAATGCCATCGATCGACGGGAGATCCTGCGCTATTTGGGATATGGTCAAAAGGATGCCGACGCCTCCACATGGGAGAGCATACAGCAGTGTCTTCATGAACTGGAGAATGCAGTCCGTCCATCCAGCCGCTGGGCGGTGTTTGATGTGGTACACGGTTCACAAGGGATAGAGTTACCCCAGTGCGGCATGGTTTTGGAAGGACAGAGCATCGCATCCCATTTACAAGGATGCGATAAAGCTGTACTGTTGGCCGCCACCTTGTCGGCCCAGGCGGATCGGCTGATTCGTTCCGCCCAGGCTTGTGATATGGCAAAAGGCCTGATCATGGACTGCTGTGCCACTGCCGCCATTGAAAGGGTATGCGATGAGGCAGAGGAGGACATCCGGTCCAGCCTCACGGGAAAGTTCTTTACCTTCCGGTTTAGTCCAGGCTACGGGGATCTGCCGATTACCCTGCAAAAGAAGTTTTTGGCCGTACTGGATGCGCCTCGTAAAATCGGACTGTGCGCCACCGATACCAGCCTTTTGACGCCACGCAAGTCGGTGACGGCTGTTATCGGCGTCAGCGATCGTCCGGTGGCTCCCCAGAGACGGGGATGCGGCGCTTGTAATTTGAATAAAACCTGTCAATTTCGGAAAAGGGGTGCTCATTGTGGAGTTTAA
- a CDS encoding homocysteine S-methyltransferase family protein produces the protein MEFKTLLERDFIQLDGAMGTMLQQKGMQPGSIPELLNLQKTQWIEEIHAAYLQNGANIVYANTFGANRYKLEGTGYSVQEVVSAGVSIAKRAADRFDGLVALDLGPIGQLLEPTGSLSFDEAYDIFREQVIAGRDAGADLIAIETVTDLSEARAAVLAAKENCNLPVMCTMTFERNLRTFTGCCPSSMALCLEGLGVDALGVNCSLGPDELIPIMEELLAWTTLPVIAKPNAGLPDPGSSHYDISPRQFAASMAKLGEMGVKILGGCCGTTPEYIREIKDRLASMKFHRPTASIPAAVCSASRTVPIDRARIIGERINPTGKKMFKEALRRQDVDYILTQALQQVGAGADILDVNVGLPDIDERQMMVRAVKALQGVVDAPLQIDSTKADVLEAALRVYHGKAVVNSVNGEEKSLDTILPLVKKYGAAVVGLTLDENGIPKTARERVDIAKKILDRALALGIRKEDVYIDCLTLTASAEQAAVGQTLEALRLVKEELGLKTVLGVSNISFGLPNRGLVNSTFLSMALMSGLDLPILNPNVEAMTGAVRAYHVLMNIDRDSKEFIDAYGSMESAKPAVPAVSTMDLNYAVKNGLKKEAASITEAMLRESDAMDVVNGHLIPALDETGAAFEKGTIFLPQLIQAAGAAQAAFEVIKNHLASSGGTSVSKGTIVLATVKGDIHDIGKNIVKVLLENYGYTVIDLGRDVEYQAVVDAAIQYEAPLVGLSALMTTTLQSMEDTIALLHRQNVPCKVMVGGAVLTPDYAQKIGADFYAKDAKQSVDIAKEVLG, from the coding sequence GTGGAGTTTAAGACATTGCTGGAGCGGGATTTTATACAGTTGGACGGCGCGATGGGCACCATGCTGCAACAAAAGGGGATGCAGCCCGGTTCCATTCCGGAGCTCCTGAATCTACAAAAAACCCAATGGATTGAGGAGATCCACGCGGCTTATCTGCAAAATGGGGCCAATATCGTTTATGCCAATACGTTTGGCGCCAACCGGTATAAGCTGGAGGGAACGGGGTATTCCGTCCAGGAAGTGGTGTCGGCCGGTGTGTCCATCGCCAAGAGGGCGGCGGACAGGTTTGACGGTCTGGTCGCTTTGGATTTGGGCCCCATCGGGCAGCTTCTGGAACCTACCGGGAGCCTCTCCTTTGACGAGGCCTATGATATCTTCCGGGAACAGGTCATAGCGGGACGGGATGCCGGTGCAGATCTCATTGCCATTGAAACCGTCACCGATTTGAGCGAGGCCAGGGCGGCGGTGCTGGCCGCCAAGGAAAACTGCAATCTCCCGGTGATGTGCACCATGACCTTTGAACGGAATCTGCGCACCTTTACGGGATGCTGTCCTTCCTCTATGGCTCTATGCCTGGAGGGATTGGGTGTAGATGCGCTGGGCGTCAACTGTTCCCTGGGCCCGGATGAGCTCATCCCCATCATGGAGGAACTGCTCGCTTGGACAACCCTTCCCGTCATTGCAAAGCCCAATGCCGGACTTCCTGATCCGGGCAGCAGTCATTATGACATTTCCCCTCGTCAATTTGCGGCCAGCATGGCGAAGCTGGGGGAGATGGGAGTCAAGATCCTAGGGGGCTGCTGCGGCACCACCCCGGAATATATCCGTGAGATCAAAGATCGTCTTGCTTCGATGAAGTTTCATCGTCCTACGGCATCCATCCCGGCGGCTGTGTGCAGTGCCAGCCGGACGGTCCCGATCGATCGGGCGCGCATCATCGGCGAACGCATCAATCCTACTGGCAAGAAGATGTTTAAAGAGGCATTGCGGCGTCAGGACGTGGACTACATCCTGACCCAGGCTCTCCAGCAGGTGGGTGCGGGCGCCGATATCCTAGACGTCAATGTGGGGCTTCCGGACATCGATGAACGCCAGATGATGGTGCGGGCTGTCAAGGCCCTCCAGGGTGTGGTGGATGCGCCTCTACAGATTGATTCCACCAAGGCCGACGTCTTAGAGGCGGCTCTGCGGGTATACCACGGCAAGGCGGTGGTCAACTCGGTCAATGGAGAGGAGAAGTCTTTGGACACCATCCTGCCGCTGGTGAAGAAGTACGGCGCGGCGGTGGTAGGGCTGACCTTGGATGAAAACGGCATCCCCAAAACAGCCAGGGAACGCGTGGACATCGCCAAGAAGATTTTGGATCGCGCACTGGCTTTGGGCATCCGCAAGGAGGATGTGTACATCGACTGCCTGACCTTGACGGCATCTGCTGAACAGGCTGCCGTCGGCCAGACGCTGGAGGCGCTGCGCCTTGTCAAAGAGGAGCTGGGCCTCAAAACAGTACTGGGTGTATCCAACATCTCCTTTGGCCTGCCAAACCGGGGACTGGTCAACTCTACATTTTTGTCCATGGCTCTTATGAGCGGACTGGATCTCCCCATCTTAAATCCCAACGTGGAGGCCATGACCGGAGCGGTACGGGCCTATCACGTGCTGATGAACATCGACAGGGATTCCAAGGAGTTTATCGACGCGTATGGATCCATGGAATCGGCCAAGCCGGCAGTACCGGCTGTAAGCACCATGGATCTCAACTACGCGGTGAAAAACGGCCTGAAGAAAGAGGCGGCTTCCATTACGGAAGCCATGCTGCGGGAGTCCGACGCCATGGATGTGGTCAATGGGCATCTTATCCCCGCCCTGGATGAAACAGGAGCGGCCTTTGAAAAGGGAACCATCTTTTTGCCTCAGCTCATCCAGGCGGCCGGGGCGGCTCAGGCTGCGTTTGAGGTCATTAAAAATCACTTGGCGTCGTCGGGCGGTACTTCGGTCAGCAAGGGGACCATTGTACTGGCAACCGTCAAGGGGGATATCCATGACATTGGGAAAAATATTGTCAAGGTATTGCTGGAAAATTACGGCTATACCGTCATTGACTTGGGCCGCGATGTGGAGTATCAGGCGGTGGTGGATGCAGCCATACAGTACGAGGCGCCTTTGGTTGGCCTCAGCGCTTTGATGACCACCACCCTCCAGAGCATGGAGGATACTATCGCTTTGCTGCATCGTCAGAATGTGCCTTGTAAGGTCATGGTGGGAGGTGCGGTGCTCACTCCCGATTACGCTCAGAAAATAGGCGCCGACTTCTACGCCAAGGATGCCAAACAATCGGTGGATATCGCAAAAGAAGTTTTAGGATAA
- a CDS encoding DUF5067 domain-containing protein, with translation MRRFVAAFLAICLVLLLPSCSGYALPEENDEALPSQQAVSSDLSSAQAPGTSQPAAVSSSTEMPSQGESSLASSQGQGSQPESSGSVGSGRIGDYEVAIRSARLSKDYRQKDVLIVTYDFTNHGQDGMSFLIAINAKAYQNGHELSMATITGDKEYRIQDMMKDVGPGETQQVQRAFLLEDTTSPVEAEVSELISMNKDCFSRTFDLTSLS, from the coding sequence ATGAGAAGATTTGTTGCGGCCTTTTTGGCTATTTGTCTTGTTTTATTGCTGCCATCCTGTAGCGGTTATGCACTGCCTGAGGAAAATGATGAAGCCTTGCCTTCCCAGCAGGCAGTATCCTCTGACCTCTCATCTGCGCAGGCACCGGGAACCTCTCAGCCAGCGGCAGTATCGTCCAGCACGGAGATGCCATCTCAGGGAGAGAGTTCTCTTGCGTCAAGTCAAGGACAGGGTTCCCAGCCGGAATCGTCCGGGTCGGTGGGATCGGGACGCATCGGTGATTATGAAGTGGCTATCCGGTCGGCCAGGCTCTCCAAGGATTACCGCCAGAAGGACGTCCTGATCGTCACCTACGATTTTACCAACCATGGTCAAGACGGAATGTCCTTTCTCATCGCCATCAATGCAAAGGCCTACCAAAACGGTCATGAGCTCAGTATGGCCACCATCACGGGAGATAAAGAGTACCGCATCCAGGATATGATGAAGGATGTGGGGCCGGGTGAGACACAGCAGGTACAACGAGCCTTTCTCTTGGAGGATACTACTTCCCCAGTGGAGGCCGAAGTATCGGAGCTGATCAGCATGAATAAAGACTGTTTTTCCCGTACTTTTGATTTGACATCCCTTTCCTAA
- a CDS encoding phosphotransferase, translating into MKLYSNLDPSTFPDSIRLYTNNCRLYDTGVTSRFRTFLVEGDQPLYLKIGGRGSLSQEKQMLSFLRGTKVCASVVSFAQDSGFDYLLTSALPGENGASSLHLHSPKHLAALVGESLHRLHSLPTGGCPCKGPGQSLVEQAKGRLPSLDAHTAKRLEILGQLVVDDSVVHGDFHLSDLVLNNWRLSGFTGLSHSGLGDRHYDISRALNDLSRQLGSDQYQDVMLDAYGREFIDPARLEYFNLLLQHGF; encoded by the coding sequence ATGAAGCTCTACAGCAATCTTGATCCATCCACTTTTCCGGATTCCATCCGGCTGTATACTAACAACTGTCGTCTTTACGATACCGGCGTAACTTCCCGGTTCCGTACTTTTTTGGTGGAGGGGGACCAGCCTCTTTACTTAAAGATCGGCGGAAGAGGAAGCTTATCTCAGGAGAAACAGATGCTGTCCTTTCTGCGGGGGACGAAAGTCTGTGCCTCTGTAGTATCCTTCGCGCAGGACAGCGGCTTTGACTATCTGTTAACTTCCGCCCTTCCGGGGGAGAACGGCGCTTCGTCGCTGCATCTGCATTCTCCCAAACATCTGGCCGCTCTGGTAGGGGAAAGCCTGCATCGGCTGCATTCTCTGCCCACAGGAGGATGTCCATGTAAAGGACCCGGACAGTCTTTGGTAGAACAGGCCAAAGGCCGGCTTCCAAGCCTTGACGCCCACACCGCCAAACGCCTGGAGATTCTCGGACAGCTTGTGGTCGATGATTCCGTAGTCCACGGGGACTTTCACCTAAGCGACCTTGTGCTCAATAATTGGAGGCTCAGCGGATTTACCGGTTTATCTCACAGCGGTCTCGGTGACCGTCATTACGATATCAGCCGGGCTCTCAACGATCTCTCCCGCCAATTGGGGAGCGATCAATACCAAGACGTCATGTTGGACGCCTATGGCCGGGAATTTATCGATCCCGCCCGGCTGGAATACTTTAATCTCCTCCTTCAGCACGGATTCTAA
- a CDS encoding amidase domain-containing protein, translating into MKVIPYDREKAVDYAHKWAFGRNPAYYNYDDIGGDCTNFASQTLRAGGGVMNTTPTFGWYYHSANNKSPSWTGVQYLYNFLTTNKGVGPFGHDAPISLAQPGDIIQLSFRSGQFQHSPVIVSVGEVPSFGNILIAAHTFDADNRPLFTYNWEDIRLIHIDGIRTW; encoded by the coding sequence ATGAAAGTCATTCCGTACGATCGGGAAAAGGCTGTGGATTATGCCCACAAATGGGCCTTTGGACGAAATCCCGCTTACTACAACTATGATGATATTGGGGGAGACTGTACCAATTTTGCTTCCCAAACCCTCCGGGCGGGAGGCGGGGTGATGAATACCACACCTACGTTTGGCTGGTATTACCACAGCGCCAACAACAAATCCCCTTCATGGACGGGAGTCCAGTATCTCTATAACTTCCTGACCACCAACAAAGGCGTCGGACCCTTCGGCCACGATGCTCCTATCTCACTGGCTCAGCCGGGGGATATCATCCAGCTTTCCTTTCGCTCAGGACAGTTCCAACATTCTCCGGTCATTGTATCGGTGGGGGAAGTCCCATCTTTTGGAAACATACTCATCGCCGCCCATACCTTTGACGCGGATAACCGTCCCCTGTTTACGTACAATTGGGAGGATATTCGTCTTATCCACATCGACGGCATCCGGACCTGGTGA
- a CDS encoding PBSX family phage terminase large subunit: protein MSFRWGEFGDKAITSILKSDARINIWDGAVRSGKTVSSIVAWLSFVAKAPPGALLMMGKTRLALRRNILDLMEEMVGPKHMRISESQGRLLLFGRVVHLESANNRMAEERIRGLTLSGAYGDELTLWPREVFQMLLSRLSVSGARFYGTTNPGPSRHWLLTDYLQKEGLNLTRWHFTLDDNPNLPEDYRQALKDEYTGLWYQRFVEGKWCASQGLVYDLFDPERHVQNRPDLKEGRKWIACDYGIFNPCVFGLLEEKGGCYHLEREYYHDGRRDGQKTDNQYLDDLRKFARDEADTIVIDPSASSLITLLRQEGWNVIPARNQVTEGIQTVASLLQQGRLTVDPSCKRTVEEFESYVWEDEAVSDTPQKKNDHCMDMLRYGVMTHQAVVSRDRRSFSGRGLRR from the coding sequence ATGAGCTTCCGATGGGGGGAGTTCGGTGACAAGGCCATCACGTCCATCCTGAAAAGCGACGCCCGCATCAACATCTGGGACGGCGCCGTGCGTTCGGGCAAAACGGTCAGCAGCATTGTGGCATGGCTTTCCTTTGTGGCAAAGGCGCCTCCCGGCGCCCTCCTGATGATGGGAAAAACCCGTCTCGCCTTGCGGCGCAATATCCTGGATCTGATGGAGGAAATGGTGGGTCCCAAACACATGCGCATCTCCGAATCCCAGGGACGGCTTCTGTTGTTCGGCAGGGTGGTGCATCTGGAATCGGCCAACAACCGTATGGCGGAGGAGCGCATCCGGGGACTGACGCTCAGCGGGGCCTATGGGGATGAACTGACACTCTGGCCTCGTGAGGTCTTTCAAATGCTGTTGTCCCGACTGAGCGTATCGGGCGCGCGGTTTTACGGCACTACCAATCCTGGGCCGAGCCGTCACTGGCTGCTGACCGATTATCTTCAGAAGGAAGGACTAAACCTCACCCGCTGGCATTTTACGTTGGACGACAACCCCAATCTGCCGGAGGATTACCGTCAGGCCCTCAAAGACGAATATACGGGACTCTGGTATCAGCGGTTCGTGGAGGGGAAATGGTGCGCTTCTCAGGGGCTGGTATACGACCTGTTTGATCCGGAGAGACACGTCCAAAACCGGCCGGATCTGAAAGAAGGGCGCAAGTGGATCGCCTGCGACTACGGCATCTTTAATCCCTGCGTCTTTGGCCTTTTGGAGGAGAAGGGCGGCTGTTACCACTTGGAGCGGGAGTATTATCACGACGGCCGCAGGGACGGGCAAAAAACCGACAATCAATATTTGGACGATCTCAGAAAATTTGCCCGGGATGAGGCCGATACCATTGTCATCGATCCATCGGCAAGCTCTCTGATCACACTCCTGCGCCAGGAGGGATGGAACGTCATCCCAGCACGCAATCAGGTGACAGAAGGAATCCAAACGGTGGCGTCCCTCCTCCAGCAGGGCAGGCTGACGGTGGATCCATCCTGCAAAAGGACGGTAGAGGAGTTTGAAAGCTATGTCTGGGAGGATGAGGCGGTAAGCGATACGCCGCAAAAGAAAAATGACCATTGCATGGATATGCTGCGTTACGGCGTTATGACCCATCAGGCCGTTGTGTCGCGCGATCGGAGGAGCTTTTCCGGCCGGGGACTGAGACGTTAG